The Bacillus alveayuensis genome has a window encoding:
- a CDS encoding hypothetical protein (product_source=Hypo-rule applied; superfamily=52402): MVSALLKLKSKATEFDVTIFQTPHFGETKGYKPVYRYIVSAKNHADALNKTFRTFNIPDTIPNDYEARYIGTGDIVLIDEGKKGQSYYQLQPGGWKKVHRIHVR; encoded by the coding sequence ATGGTATCCGCATTATTGAAATTAAAAAGTAAGGCAACTGAATTTGATGTAACAATTTTTCAAACTCCTCATTTTGGAGAGACGAAAGGATATAAACCTGTCTACCGATATATCGTTTCGGCCAAAAATCATGCAGATGCTTTAAACAAAACTTTTCGAACATTTAATATACCAGATACAATCCCAAATGATTATGAAGCAAGATATATCGGGACAGGTGATATCGTATTAATAGATGAAGGAAAGAAAGGTCAATCGTATTATCAGCTACAGCCAGGGGGCTGGAAAAAAGTTCATCGTATACATGTTCGTTAA
- a CDS encoding hypothetical protein (product_source=Hypo-rule applied; cath_funfam=2.30.30.60; smart=SM00739; superfamily=50182) — MAKKKKPKFKRGDIVVITLYGTVGTITNIHRIDQEYLYEVNHSDILYFENTLIHLSDYEGKVYETEMIEIEYPFRIGDLVQVEGYGQDIFKVVGIHSELWRYKEDSWEEVTYELVRVRDGEWLEASEEELKRLINQKDTEKIVHNIQLLQFIAEQYQFYDDPVEFFSLSEDKSKQNPFLIRKTSFIDSLLDLYNDYKCLYQWFGDHEYKEMMDFVLLQLKKYTE, encoded by the coding sequence ATGGCAAAAAAGAAAAAGCCAAAGTTTAAAAGAGGGGATATTGTCGTGATTACTTTGTATGGTACTGTTGGTACCATTACAAATATTCATCGTATTGATCAAGAATATTTATATGAAGTTAATCATAGTGATATTTTATATTTTGAAAATACGTTAATTCACCTTTCTGATTATGAAGGCAAGGTTTATGAAACGGAAATGATTGAAATTGAATATCCATTTCGTATTGGTGATTTAGTTCAAGTAGAAGGTTATGGTCAAGATATATTTAAAGTAGTTGGAATTCATTCGGAGCTTTGGCGATATAAAGAGGATTCATGGGAAGAGGTGACGTATGAACTAGTTCGAGTTCGTGATGGGGAATGGTTAGAAGCTTCTGAAGAAGAATTAAAGAGGTTGATAAACCAGAAAGATACAGAAAAAATTGTTCACAATATTCAATTATTGCAATTCATTGCCGAACAATATCAGTTTTATGATGATCCTGTTGAATTCTTTTCACTGTCTGAAGATAAGTCTAAACAAAATCCTTTTCTCATAAGGAAAACTTCTTTCATTGATTCCTTACTGGATCTTTATAATGATTATAAATGCTTGTATCAATGGTTTGGTGATCATGAGTATAAAGAGATGATGGATTTTGTTCTTCTCCAATTGAAGAAATACACAGAATAA
- a CDS encoding purine-nucleoside phosphorylase (product_source=KO:K03784; cath_funfam=3.40.50.1580; cog=COG0813; ko=KO:K03784; pfam=PF01048; superfamily=53167; tigrfam=TIGR00107) encodes MSVHIGAKKGEIAETILLPGDPLRAKYIAEHFLENATCYNEVRGMLGFTGTYKGKKVSVQGTGMGVPSISIYVNELIREYDVQKLIRVGSCGAIQKDVKVRDVILAMSASTDSQMNRQTFGGVDYAPTANFDLLKQAYDVALKRGIDVKVGNVFTADMFYNDNAELEKWAQYGILAIEMETAALYTLAAKFGRKALSVLTVSDHVITGEETTAHERQTTFNDMIKIALEAALKE; translated from the coding sequence ATGAGTGTCCATATTGGTGCAAAAAAAGGAGAAATTGCAGAAACGATATTATTGCCAGGCGACCCACTACGGGCAAAATATATTGCCGAACATTTTTTAGAAAATGCAACATGCTACAATGAAGTTCGAGGTATGCTAGGTTTTACTGGAACGTATAAGGGAAAAAAAGTTTCTGTTCAAGGGACAGGAATGGGTGTCCCGTCCATATCCATATATGTTAATGAATTGATAAGAGAATATGATGTACAAAAGTTAATTCGCGTTGGTTCATGTGGAGCCATTCAAAAAGATGTAAAGGTCCGTGATGTCATTTTGGCGATGTCTGCTTCCACAGATTCACAAATGAACCGACAAACGTTTGGTGGTGTAGATTATGCTCCAACTGCTAATTTTGATCTTCTAAAACAGGCATATGATGTAGCATTAAAACGTGGAATTGATGTGAAAGTCGGAAACGTCTTTACTGCTGACATGTTTTATAATGACAATGCGGAATTGGAAAAATGGGCTCAATATGGAATATTAGCTATTGAAATGGAAACAGCTGCGCTTTATACATTAGCCGCAAAGTTCGGACGAAAAGCATTGTCAGTCTTAACAGTTAGCGACCATGTAATAACAGGGGAAGAAACAACAGCCCATGAGCGGCAAACTACCTTTAATGACATGATCAAAATTGCACTTGAAGCTGCATTGAAAGAATAA
- a CDS encoding hypothetical protein (product_source=Hypo-rule applied; superfamily=103515; transmembrane_helix_parts=Outside_1_65,TMhelix_66_88,Inside_89_89) — protein MSDQIYRLCCQYRGKVVRIHDRFGRIHVGRIVNVNRHKVFIQPFIRRNPVGFGYYGGFYGGYYGGYWGAPFALALGFIVGIALAGLFFW, from the coding sequence ATGTCAGATCAAATTTACCGTTTATGCTGTCAATATCGTGGCAAGGTTGTCCGCATTCATGATCGTTTTGGACGTATACATGTGGGAAGAATTGTGAATGTTAATCGCCATAAAGTATTTATTCAGCCATTCATTCGCCGGAATCCAGTTGGTTTTGGTTATTATGGCGGATTTTACGGTGGATATTATGGAGGATATTGGGGAGCTCCATTTGCCCTCGCATTAGGATTCATTGTTGGTATTGCTTTAGCTGGCCTATTTTTCTGGTAA
- a CDS encoding ubiquinone/menaquinone biosynthesis C-methylase UbiE (product_source=COG2226; cath_funfam=3.40.50.150; cog=COG2226; pfam=PF08241; superfamily=53335), with protein MSSPYLKMLSSLGIGGAHPGGFLLTKELIDRINLDVSAHILDAGCGTGQTVEFLYHLGYSVIGVDQDAKMIERAKKRFKIGEHPPFIQANLCQLPFSEHSFDTVLSESVLAFTPTALSLPNIHYVLKKNGVFAAIEMVVTTSLTEQEQIELQDFYGFQQFLNEYEWTQLLEKYRFHVQEIIGEMDIDLEFEPTTEFDLSSSIDLNVFDLLQQHETLTKKYLNKLGYRIFICKK; from the coding sequence ATGTCATCACCTTATTTAAAAATGTTATCAAGTCTTGGTATTGGTGGAGCACATCCAGGTGGATTCTTATTAACAAAAGAACTCATTGATCGGATAAACCTTGACGTGTCAGCACATATATTAGATGCTGGCTGCGGTACAGGACAAACAGTGGAGTTTTTATATCATTTAGGCTATTCCGTTATCGGTGTGGATCAAGATGCGAAAATGATTGAACGAGCAAAAAAACGATTCAAAATTGGAGAACACCCACCTTTTATTCAAGCAAATCTATGTCAACTCCCCTTTTCCGAACATTCATTTGACACGGTGCTGTCGGAATCCGTATTAGCCTTTACTCCCACAGCTTTATCTCTTCCTAATATCCATTACGTGTTAAAAAAGAATGGTGTCTTTGCAGCGATTGAAATGGTTGTCACAACTTCACTAACTGAACAAGAACAAATAGAGCTGCAAGATTTTTATGGTTTTCAGCAATTTTTAAATGAATATGAATGGACTCAATTGTTGGAAAAATATCGTTTCCATGTGCAGGAAATCATCGGTGAAATGGATATCGATCTTGAATTCGAACCGACTACTGAATTTGATTTATCTTCTTCGATTGATCTAAATGTATTCGACCTATTACAGCAGCATGAAACACTTACAAAAAAATATTTAAACAAATTAGGATACCGTATTTTTATTTGTAAGAAGTAG
- a CDS encoding D-alanyl-D-alanine carboxypeptidase (product_source=KO:K07260; cog=COG1876; ko=KO:K07260; pfam=PF02557; superfamily=55166) translates to MNKWIITFVIILFILSGCQQGIEKKNVHEQEQTSKNDIEKTANESQQVTEQMDPNFLLEAQYFNEIKMVNGEAIIQNPDNVLVLVNKEFTLPSDYIPNDLTIPNVPFSFGDLDLPKRYMRKEAAKALEQLFAAASKNGIHLYGVSAYRPYEHQQSLFSQEVSTKGKEEAALAVAKAGHSEHQTGLSIDVTSESVQFQITEKFGETIEGKWLAEHAHEFGYIIRYPKGKEQITKYQYEPWHIRYVGKKAAKVIYENQLTLEEYFEKVKKI, encoded by the coding sequence ATGAATAAATGGATCATAACGTTTGTAATCATCTTGTTCATCCTTTCCGGATGCCAGCAAGGAATTGAAAAAAAGAATGTTCATGAGCAAGAACAAACGAGTAAAAATGATATTGAAAAAACAGCGAATGAATCGCAGCAAGTGACAGAGCAAATGGATCCAAACTTTCTTCTCGAAGCCCAATATTTTAATGAAATCAAAATGGTTAATGGGGAAGCGATCATTCAAAACCCTGACAATGTTTTAGTTTTAGTGAACAAAGAATTTACGTTACCTTCAGACTATATCCCGAATGATTTAACGATTCCAAATGTACCGTTTTCATTCGGGGATTTAGATTTGCCGAAACGTTATATGAGAAAAGAAGCAGCAAAAGCATTAGAACAATTGTTTGCTGCCGCTAGTAAAAATGGCATTCATTTATATGGCGTTTCCGCTTACCGTCCGTATGAACATCAACAATCGTTATTTAGTCAGGAAGTATCAACAAAAGGAAAAGAAGAAGCTGCACTGGCTGTTGCTAAAGCGGGTCATAGTGAACACCAAACAGGTCTTTCGATTGATGTAACGAGTGAAAGTGTACAATTTCAAATTACAGAAAAATTTGGAGAAACTATTGAAGGTAAATGGCTGGCTGAACATGCTCATGAATTTGGTTATATTATTCGTTATCCAAAAGGGAAGGAACAAATTACAAAGTATCAATATGAACCTTGGCACATTCGCTATGTCGGTAAAAAGGCTGCGAAAGTCATTTACGAAAATCAGCTAACCTTGGAAGAATATTTTGAAAAAGTGAAGAAAATATAA
- a CDS encoding undecaprenyl-diphosphatase (product_source=KO:K19302; cath_funfam=1.20.144.10; cog=COG0671; ko=KO:K19302; pfam=PF01569; superfamily=48317; transmembrane_helix_parts=Inside_1_6,TMhelix_7_25,Outside_26_53,TMhelix_54_73,Inside_74_79,TMhelix_80_102,Outside_103_116,TMhelix_117_139,Inside_140_147,TMhelix_148_170,Outside_171_174,TMhelix_175_194,Inside_195_199), translating to MRKKNRSLFLLLLFLFMILTQYRFFQSIDENIVLAVEKLREERFDFFMHNMTKIGSFYITFFLTVIFFIFFVMKGKKREGFFLFINFLGVRFLNQCLKQLFLRERPNFHPLIEVGEYSFPSGHTMNSTAIYGLIAYFFVQHQYANKKWVIFLFSVLIFLIGFSRVYLGVHYVSDVLAGFLAGSFWILFIITILVKVRQK from the coding sequence TTGAGAAAGAAAAATCGATCCTTATTCCTACTCTTACTTTTTTTATTCATGATTCTTACTCAATATCGATTTTTTCAGTCGATTGATGAGAATATCGTATTAGCTGTTGAAAAGCTACGCGAAGAAAGATTTGACTTCTTCATGCATAATATGACAAAAATTGGATCTTTTTACATCACATTCTTTTTGACGGTCATTTTCTTTATCTTCTTTGTGATGAAAGGAAAAAAACGAGAAGGATTCTTTTTATTCATCAATTTTTTGGGTGTACGATTTCTAAATCAATGTTTAAAACAGTTATTTTTACGGGAACGCCCCAATTTTCATCCATTGATTGAAGTCGGGGAGTATAGCTTTCCAAGTGGTCATACGATGAACTCAACCGCAATTTATGGACTGATCGCTTATTTCTTCGTCCAACATCAATATGCGAATAAAAAGTGGGTTATATTTCTTTTTAGTGTTTTGATTTTCCTTATCGGCTTCAGCCGTGTCTATTTAGGGGTTCACTATGTATCAGATGTATTGGCAGGTTTTTTAGCAGGAAGCTTTTGGATTTTATTCATTATTACGATTTTAGTGAAGGTTCGACAAAAATAG
- a CDS encoding hypothetical protein (product_source=Hypo-rule applied), translated as MGKKHRNRINQPKKNNHISKDVMEAEHEVHEKEILATKRKNGPGYHL; from the coding sequence ATGGGTAAAAAACATCGAAACCGCATTAACCAGCCAAAAAAAAATAATCATATTTCAAAAGATGTAATGGAAGCAGAACATGAAGTACATGAAAAAGAAATTTTAGCGACAAAAAGAAAAAACGGCCCAGGATATCATTTATAA
- a CDS encoding serine/threonine-protein kinase (product_source=KO:K08884; cath_funfam=1.10.510.10; cog=COG0515; ko=KO:K08884; pfam=PF00069; superfamily=56112) — translation MVKWLPLFESKFKPGTLIGNYQIIRPLGIGSYGITYLADSKRICKKVVIKQLRKHKRKIKKGIDSFQKEKEILSSLSHPSIPRFIEEKKIGKHHVLILEYKKGRTVEEEIFERGTKYSEKEAFIYLFKVLEIVKYLHEHHIVHRDLRLPNILIDEHQVNIIDFGLARFTYDVEEYRSSYLLEKRLMREIHFRSDFYALGHFVLFLLYSTFIPISVKEKSWEEELDISSNAKYIIRRLLMLAQPYDEIDELIEDVKKLL, via the coding sequence ATGGTGAAATGGCTTCCACTCTTTGAATCGAAATTTAAACCGGGAACATTAATCGGTAATTATCAAATCATACGTCCACTTGGAATCGGTAGCTATGGCATTACATATTTAGCGGACTCAAAACGGATTTGTAAAAAAGTTGTCATCAAGCAGTTAAGAAAACATAAAAGGAAAATCAAAAAGGGTATTGATTCTTTTCAAAAAGAAAAGGAAATCTTATCTTCTCTTTCACATCCATCGATTCCTCGATTTATTGAAGAAAAGAAAATAGGCAAACATCATGTTCTCATTTTAGAATATAAAAAAGGTAGAACTGTGGAAGAGGAAATCTTTGAAAGAGGTACAAAATATTCAGAAAAGGAAGCATTTATCTACTTATTCAAAGTATTAGAGATTGTGAAGTATTTACATGAACATCATATCGTTCATAGAGATTTAAGACTCCCAAATATTTTAATCGATGAACATCAAGTAAACATCATCGATTTCGGCTTAGCACGATTTACTTATGATGTGGAAGAATATAGATCCTCCTATTTATTGGAAAAACGTTTAATGCGTGAAATCCACTTTCGAAGTGATTTTTATGCACTTGGACATTTCGTTTTATTTTTGCTTTATTCGACATTTATTCCAATATCTGTAAAAGAAAAAAGTTGGGAGGAAGAGCTGGACATTTCTTCCAATGCAAAGTATATTATTCGTAGATTGCTAATGTTAGCTCAACCTTATGATGAAATCGATGAACTAATTGAAGATGTTAAAAAATTACTTTAG
- a CDS encoding hypothetical protein (product_source=Hypo-rule applied), whose protein sequence is MNRMERIQRINEVEVAMIQKDENLLIMIDSASF, encoded by the coding sequence ATGAATCGGATGGAAAGAATTCAGAGGATCAATGAAGTAGAAGTCGCGATGATCCAGAAAGATGAAAATCTTTTAATCATGATCGATTCAGCTTCATTTTAA
- a CDS encoding sporulation-control protein (product_source=KO:K06377; cog=COG4326; ko=KO:K06377; pfam=PF07070), protein MSFFNKMFASIGIGAAKVDTKLTTEQLQPGELVEGVIEVYGGNVDQKIDEIYLTVFSTYIKEEDDQKYTKKVEIAKIKINEPFIISANEEKVIPFSFTLPLDTPITKGASKVWIHTGLDIKGAIDPQDTDYVDVIPNDLMAAVLNTLKQLGFKLRQVENEAASFRTRRRLPFVQEFEFYPITGMFMGKLDELEVIFFQHRKNEIELMLEIDRRARGLSGLLAEALDLDESLITVTITEQDREKMTEKLAATIQQFC, encoded by the coding sequence ATGTCATTTTTTAACAAAATGTTTGCAAGTATCGGTATTGGGGCTGCGAAAGTAGATACGAAATTAACTACCGAACAATTACAACCTGGTGAACTAGTTGAAGGTGTTATCGAAGTATACGGTGGTAATGTTGATCAGAAAATTGATGAAATATATTTAACCGTCTTTTCAACGTATATAAAAGAGGAAGATGATCAAAAATATACAAAAAAAGTAGAAATTGCGAAAATCAAAATAAATGAACCTTTTATCATATCAGCGAATGAAGAAAAAGTTATCCCTTTTTCGTTTACCCTCCCGTTAGACACGCCGATTACGAAAGGCGCTTCAAAAGTTTGGATTCATACAGGATTAGATATTAAAGGAGCCATTGATCCACAAGATACAGATTACGTTGATGTCATTCCAAATGATTTAATGGCAGCTGTTTTAAATACCTTAAAACAATTAGGATTTAAACTTCGTCAAGTTGAAAATGAAGCGGCATCATTTCGAACGAGAAGACGTTTGCCGTTTGTCCAGGAGTTTGAGTTTTATCCAATTACCGGAATGTTCATGGGAAAGCTTGATGAACTTGAAGTTATCTTTTTCCAACATCGTAAAAATGAAATAGAATTAATGTTGGAAATAGATCGTCGAGCAAGAGGTCTTTCAGGTTTATTAGCTGAAGCATTAGATTTAGACGAGTCTCTCATTACGGTTACCATCACAGAACAAGATCGCGAGAAGATGACGGAAAAATTAGCCGCAACGATTCAACAGTTTTGTTGA